A stretch of the Rosa rugosa chromosome 5, drRosRugo1.1, whole genome shotgun sequence genome encodes the following:
- the LOC133708713 gene encoding E3 ubiquitin-protein ligase UPL6, with protein MFFSGDSSNRKRVDLGGRSTKERDRQKLLEQTRLERNRRLWLRQQNFAATKIQKCFRGRKVATSEYSKVREQFYGTYGKHCQNADKSCFGPDSDFLRQLLFFFDARSVGDFSILVETCRLLQQFVRDTGDTVSLFAGMDYSSKHALVNYRVKKLAYLCIKAVHQNRNQLKDQLFASPQECTVPTTLLLETVVLLIDHKLPWVCKTVGYLLERKAFTLFREIILTGRASIETHNCIDRVSSLERTLAVVIPHVGQEPCNCPNVGPHWSFSSQILTIPFLWKLLPYLRGVFATRGLSQHYIHQMALCVHNHADVLPNDTSVELPSYACLLGNILDSSGVALSQPDCSFEMAVDLAAVATFLLESLPSIKSSNRQSKEDSMVGEDDTEGDDAMEICLNNDLERQICEAIDSRFLLQFTNVLFGGISLVSDSHKAPDDREVSAVGAACAFLHVTFNTLPLERIMTILAYRTELVPVLWNFMKRCNENQKWSSLSEQLAYLLSGDAPGWLLPLAVFCPVYKHMLTIVDNEEFYEQEKPLSLKDIRSLIIILRQALWQLLWVNPTAPSNSSKSVTSTPAKKKHPVEFIQQRVGIVASELLSQLQDWNNRREFTSPSDFHADGVNDFFISQAVIENTRANDILKQAPFLVPFTSRVKIFTSQLAAARQRHESNSVFTRNRFRIRRDRILEDAYNQMSALSEEDLRGPIRVTFVNEFGVEEAGIDGGGIFKDFMENITRAAFDVQYGLFKETSDHLLYPNPGSGMIHDQHLQFFHFLGILLAKALFEGILVDIPFATFFLSKLKQKYNYLNDLPSLDQELYRHLIFLKHFKGDISELELYFVIVNNEYGEQTEEELLPGGKNLRVTNDNVITFIHLVANHRLNYQIRQQSSHFLRGFQQLIQKDWIDMFNEHELQLLISGSLDSLDIDDLRRNTNYVGGYHSEHYVVDMFWEVLKSFSLENQKKFLKFVTGCSRGPLLGFKYLEPLFCIQRAAGSATDEALDRLPTAATCMNLLKLPPYRSKEQLETKLMYAISAEAGFDLS; from the exons ATGTTCTTCTCCGGCGATTCGTCGAATCGGAAGCGCGTGGATTTGGGGGGAAGGAGTACGAAGGAGAGGGATAGGCAGAAGCTTCTGGAGCAAACGAGGTTGGAGCGCAACCGGCGGTTGTGGTTACGCCAGCAGAACTTCGCCGCAACTAAGATTCAG AAATGCTTCAGAGGGAGAAAGGTAGCAACATCTGAATATTCTAAGGTGCGGGAACAGTTCTATGGAACATATGGGAAACATTGCCAGAATGCAGATAA ATCGTGTTTTGGTCCAGACTCAGACTTTCTCCGCCAGttgctttttttctttgatgCTCGAAGTGTTGGCGACTTTTCCATTCTTGTGGAAACATGCCGGTTACTTCAGCAATTTGTCAGAGATacag GGGATACGGTGAGCCTCTTTGCAGGCATGGATTATTCATCGAAGCATGCTTTGGTAAATTACAGAGTGAAGAAACTTGCATATCTGTGTATCAAGGCTGTTCATCAAAATAG AAATCAATTGAAGGATCAACTTTTTGCATCTCCCCAGGAGTGCACTGTGCCGACAACTTTATTGTTGGAAACAGTAGTCTTGTTGATTGATCATAAGCTTCCATGGGTTTGTAAGACAGTTGGCTATCTTCTGGAAAGAAAAGCATTTACCCTGTTTAGAGAGATTATTTTAACAGGAAGG GCTAGTATAGAGACTCATAATTGCATTGACAGAGTATCTTCATTGGAGCGCACTCTTGCTGTTGTAATTCCTCACGTTGGTCAGGAGCCATGTAACTGCCCAAACGTTGGTCCACACTGGAGTTTTTCGTCTCAGATTCTTACAATTCCTTTCTTGTGGAAGCTACTACCATATTTAAGAGGG GTTTTTGCAACACGTGGGCTGAGCCAACATTACATTCATCAGATGGCACTCTGTGTGCATAATCATGCTGATGTGCTTCCCAATGATACATCAGTTGAGTTACCCAGTTATGCCTGCCTTCTGGGAAATATACTAGATTCTTCCGGAGTTGCTCTGTCTCAGCCTGACTGCTCGTTTGAAATG GCTGTAGACCTTGCTGCTGTTGCAACATTCTTGTTGGAATCCCTTCCTTCAATAAAATCGTCAAATAGACAAAGCAAGGAAG ATTCCATGGTGGGTGAGGATGATACTGAGGGAGATGATGCAATGGAAATATGTTTGAATAATGATTTGGAACGGCAGATTTGTGAGGCCATAGATTCACGCTTTCTTCTGCAATTT ACAAATGTTTTGTTCGGAGGGATTTCACTTGTCAGTGATTCACACAAAGCACCGGATGATAGAGAGGTGTCAGCTGTTGGCGCAGCGTGTGCTTTTCTACATGTCACTTTCAACACCTTACCTCTTGAGAGAATCATGACTATCCTAGCTTATAGAACCGAACTTGTCCCTGTTCTATGGAACTTTATGAAACGGTGCAATGAGAACCAGAAATGGTCTTCATTGTCTGAGCAATTGGCATATCTACTGTCAGGAGATGCACCTGGTTGGCTATTACCTTTGGCAGTTTTCTGTCCTGTGTACAA GCACATGCTTACAATAGTTGATAATGAGGAGTTCTATGAACAGGAGAAGCCACTATCGTTGAAGGATATCAGATCCCTAATTATCATACTTAGACAG GCTCTATGGCAGCTTCTCTGGGTGAATCCTACGGCTCCCAGTAACTCTTCGAAATCTGTCACCAGCACCCCTGCAAAGAAGAAGCACCCTGTGGAGTTCATTCAACAGAGGGTTGGGATCGTAGCATCTGAACTCCTCTCCCAG TTGCAAGATTGGAACAATAGACGAGAGTTTACTTCCCCCAGTGACTTCCATGCTGATGGTGtcaatgatttcttcatttcgCAG gcCGTGATAGAAAATACCCGAGCCAATGACATTTTGAAGCAAGCTCCGTTCCTAGTACCGTTCACAAGCAGAGTTAAAATATTCACT TCACAATTGGCAGCAGCTAGACAAAGACACGAGTCTAATTCTGTGTTTACCAGAAACCGGTTCAGAATACGGCGGGATCGTATCTTGGAAGATGCTTATAATCAGATGAGTGCATTGTCTGAAGAAGATCTTCGAGGACCG ATTCGGGTAACATTTGTAAATGAATTTGGGGTTGAAGAAGCTGGAATTGATGGTGGTGGGATTTTTAAAGATTTCATGGAGAACATTACTCGAGCAGCCTTTGATGTCCAGTATGGTTTATTTAAG GAAACATCCGACCATCTCCTCTACCCTAATCCTGGTTCAGGAATGATTCATGATCAGCATCTCCAATTTTTCCACTTTCTGGGAATTCTTCTTGCAAAG GCCTTGTTTGAGGGAATTCTTGTTGATATTCCATTTGCAACGTTCTTCCTGAGCAAATTAAAGCAGAA GTACAACTACTTGAATGATTTACCTTCATTAGACCAAGAATTGTATCGCCACCTTATTTTCTTGAAG CATTTCAAAGGTGATATTTCAGAACTAGAACTATATTTTGTGATTGTAAATAATGAGTATGGGGAGCAAACAGAGGAAGAGCTGCTTCCGGGCGGAAAAAACCTACGTGTCACTAATGACAATGTCATTACTTTTATTCATCTTGTTGCCAATCACCGTTTAAATTATCAG ATACGTCAACAAAGTTCTCATTTCTTAAGGGGGTTTCAGCAGCTTATACAGAAAGATTGGATTGATATGTTTAATGAGCATGAACTTCAG CTTCTGATATCAGGTTCACTTGACAGCCTGGATATTGATGATCTACGGAGAAACACTAACTATGTTGGTGGCTATCACAGT GAGCATTATGTTGTTGACATGTTCTGGGAAGTTCTCAAAAGCTTTTCATTGGAAAATCAGAAGAAATTTTTGAA ATTTGTGACTGGGTGCTCTAGAGGACCATTGCTTGGGTTCAAGTACCTTGAACCATTGTTTTGCATCCAGAG AGCTGCTGGTAGTGCAACTGATGAAGCTCTTGACCGATTGCCAACTGCGGCTACATGTATGAATCTGCTGAAGCTTCCACCATATCGGAG CAAGGAGCAATTAGAAACGAAGTTGATGTATGCAATAAGTGCAGAAGCTGGTTTTGATTTGAGCTGA